From the Cryptomeria japonica chromosome 2, Sugi_1.0, whole genome shotgun sequence genome, one window contains:
- the LOC131055217 gene encoding pentatricopeptide repeat-containing protein At3g16610, with protein MRRRVVQPLIGGNNNTNSGFPMDLGTLCKQGRLREALQLLNGMDNCLKPSTYASLLRLCTGKKFLAGGKLVHQHMDRMGFKPDMFLRNTMVNMYTKCGSLEDARQVFDEMPQRDVCSWTVMVATYSKHGLAQETFEMFHQMQIAGIQPNEFTLASVIPACAVSADLHQGMKIHGHVIRCGFQADVFVQSGLVDMYAKCGRIDFARYVFDKMPERDVHSWTAMVSAYSKHGPAQEAVTLFREMQQSGLQPNHFTFASVLPACAQLAALEHGIEIHEFIISCGFHTDLFVQSGLIDMYAKCGCLARAQYIFDKMQQHGVVAWNALIAGYAQNGYVEKAFDLFLKIPERDTISWNVMISGYVQNGYLDEAVKLFWEMPERNVTAWNAIIIGYAQNGCVTEAYSMFQMMPHPDNISWNAMISAYAKKRHSEEAYELFQKMPNPNVVSWTALISGCAQNGQSEEALNLFGQMQLAGVQPDSKAFATALSACANLADMEQGMLFHETIIRSGFLPSVLVENALIDMYAKCGNLDKARDLFDKMHQRNLVSWNVMISGYAIHGRGKEALQIFEQMQQFGTTPSDVTFVSILCACCHAGLVDEGQQYFDSMTEFYHITPSMEHYVFMVDLLGRAGLLNKAEDFIHKMEMHHAASLWRCLLGACGIHKNVEIGERAAGHLYELDPNNGANYVLMSNIYLAAGRWEDAENVRRMMKNRSIKKMPGYSWIEVDKQVHVFRSGNKLHAQTPNIIEDIGENLIAGDGAEECA; from the coding sequence ATGAGAAGAAGAGTTGTTCAGCCATTAATTGGTGGAAACAACAATACCAACAGTGGCTTTCCAATGGATTTGGGCACGCTATGCAAACAGGGAAGATTGAGGGAGGCGCTGCAACTTTTGAATGGCATGGACAATTGCTTAAAACCTTCAACGTATGCTTCTCTGTTGCGCCTCTGCACTGGAAAAAAGTTCTTGGCAGGGGGGAAATTAGTCCACCAGCACATGGATCGGATGGGATTCAAACCTGACATGTTTTTAAGAAATACCATGGTTAACATGTATACAAAGTGTGGGAGTTTGGAGGATGCTCGCCAAGTGTTCGACGAAATGCCTCAACGAGATGTTTGCTCATGGACTGTAATGGTTGCAACTTATTCCAAACACGGGCTTGCGCAGGAGACATTTGAAATGTTCCACCAAATGCAAATAGCAGGTATCCAACCCAATGAATTTACCTTGGCAAGCGTTATCCCAGCATGTGCTGTCTCAGCAGATCTGCATCAGGGTATGAAAATTCATGGACATGTAATCAGATGTGGATTTCAGGCCGATGTCTTTGTCCAGAGTGGTCTTGTAGATATGTATGCTAAATGTGGGAGGATAGATTTTGCACGCTATGTGTTTGATAAAATGCCTGAACGAGATGTACATTCATGGACTGCTATGGTTTCCGCTTATTCCAAGCATGGTCCTGCACAGGAAGCTGTGACTCTATTTCGCGAAATGCAGCAATCAGGTCTGCAACCCAATCATTTTACGTTTGCCAGCGTTCTTCCAGCTTGTGCCCAGTTGGCTGCTCTGGAGCACGGTATAGAGATTCATGAATTTATAATTAGTTGTGGATTTCATACTGACCTATTTGTGCAAAGTGGCcttatagacatgtatgcaaaatgtggttGTTTAGCAAGAGCGCAGTATATATTTGACAAAATGCAACAACACGGAGTCGTCGCTTGGAATGCTCTGATTGCAGGGTATGCACAGAATGGATATGTTGAAAAAGCTTTTGATCTCTTCCTAAAAATTCCGGAGAGAGATACTATCTCATGGAATGTAATGATTTCAGGATATGTGCAGAATGGATATCTTGATGAAGCTGTGAAGCTCTTTTGGGAAATGCCTGAGCGCAATGTTACAGCATGGAATGCAATCATTATAGGATATGCCCAGAATGGGTGTGTTACTGAAGCCTATAGTATGTTTCAAATGATGCCTCACCCTGATAATATTTCTTGGAATGCTATGATCTCAGCTTATGCCAAAAAGAGGCATAGTGAGGAAGCTTATGAACTTTTCCAAAAAATGCCCAACCCAAATGTTGTAAGCTGGACAGCTTTGATTTCAGGATGTGCACAGAATGGGCAAAGTGAGGAAGCCCTGAATCTATTCggacaaatgcaattggcaggcgtACAACCAGATTCAAAAGCCTTCGCCACTGCTTTATCAGCGTGCGCTAATTTAGCAGATATGGAACAAGGAATGTTGTTTCATGAAACTATAATTAGAAGTGGGTTTCTACCTTCTGTGCTTGTTGAGAATGCCcttatagacatgtatgcaaaatgtgggaaTTTAGACAAGGCACGCGACTTATTTGACAAAATGCATCAACGGAACCTGGTGTCCTGGAATGTAATGATTTCTGGATATGCCATTCATGGACGTGGCAAGGAagcccttcaaatatttgaacaaATGCAACAATTCGGGACGACCCCAAGCGACGTGACGTTTGTCTCTATTTTGTGTGCTTGCTGTCATGCAGGCCTAGTGGATGAGGGTCAACAATATTTTGATAGCATGACTGAATTTTATCACATCACGCCTTCAATGGAACactatgttttcatggttgatctTCTAGGCCGGGCTGGTCTTCTTAACAAGGCAGAAGACTTTATACATAAAATGGAAATGCATCATGCTGCAAGCCTGTGGAGATGTTTGCTTGGTGCGTGTGGAATACATAAAAATGTAGAGATAGGAGAACGTGCGGCAGGACACCTTTATGAACTGGACCCAAATAATGGGGCGAATTATGTTCTAATGTCAAACATCTATTTGGCAGCTGGTAGATGGGAAGATGCTGAAAATGTCCGACGCATGATGAAAAACAGGAGCATTAAAAAGATGCCGGGGTACAGTTGGATTGAAGTCGATAAACAGGTGCATGTTTTTCGTTCAGGAAACAAATTGCATGCACAAACAccaaatatcattgaagacattggaGAGAATTTAATCGCAGGTGATGGTGCTGAGGAATGTGCCTGA